The Candidatus Saccharibacteria bacterium genome includes a region encoding these proteins:
- a CDS encoding YtxH domain-containing protein — protein sequence MAKKRGSNLALGAVVAAGAGYVAGLLTAPKSGKETRKDVKNAANKARAESEKKLKEAYGELSKLVTRAKQKSTLTTDKAKSEVNKAVERAQAAMDKTGVLLSAVREGETDDKELQKAIKEAKDAAKHLKTYLSSDDSKNTEK from the coding sequence ATGGCAAAAAAACGAGGAAGCAATCTTGCACTAGGAGCAGTTGTCGCTGCTGGGGCAGGCTACGTTGCGGGGCTATTGACTGCACCAAAGAGCGGTAAAGAAACCCGTAAAGATGTAAAAAACGCTGCAAATAAAGCTAGAGCCGAGTCTGAGAAGAAGCTCAAAGAAGCGTATGGAGAGTTGTCAAAACTCGTCACAAGGGCTAAACAAAAATCTACCCTAACTACGGATAAGGCCAAATCCGAGGTAAATAAAGCCGTGGAGCGTGCTCAGGCTGCTATGGATAAAACAGGTGTGCTATTGAGCGCTGTTCGCGAAGGCGAAACCGATGACAAGGAGCTACAAAAAGCAATCAAAGAGGCAAAAGATGCCGCTAAGCACTTGAAAACATACCTTTCTTCAGATGACAGCAAAAACACCGAAAAGTAG
- a CDS encoding DUF5665 domain-containing protein: MTAKTPKSSDYERIGRSMMQIYEGGYANRKRMYRITFIKGLLAGFGSVIGATLIVAIVLWVLSLLGSVPFIDSIRETIETQQPNGF; encoded by the coding sequence ATGACAGCAAAAACACCGAAAAGTAGCGATTACGAGCGGATTGGCCGCTCAATGATGCAGATTTACGAGGGTGGATACGCCAATCGTAAGCGTATGTATCGAATAACCTTTATTAAAGGTTTACTGGCAGGTTTTGGCAGTGTTATTGGTGCAACGTTAATTGTGGCGATTGTGTTGTGGGTATTGTCTCTTCTAGGGAGTGTTCCGTTTATTGATTCGATCCGAGAAACTATTGAAACCCAGCAGCCGAACGGGTTTTAA
- the dnaE gene encoding DNA polymerase III subunit alpha — protein MSSSISPKDFVHLHNHTQYSLLDGLTKVPELVERVSELGMEAVAMTDHGTLSGVVEFYKVSGDKAIKPVIGMETYIAARKHTDKDSAKDKQNYHLILLAMNQTGYQNLMRLSTIANLDGMYYKPRIDRDLLEKYNEGLIVLSGCIGSELGDSLRQNQYEHAKKTAIWYKKIFGDRYYIELQDHGHPDHPSKWNEQVEVNTKSIELADELDIECVVTCDAHYLKKEDKEAHETLLCVQTGSFLIDEKRMSLADFELYVSDPKDIIKRWGKDHPKSIKNTRAIADRCHVELELGKILIPKFPVPKGYSEKSYLEKLVFEGLMLRYGRKTGLGTTSSKTNTIKQQLPDEVRTRAEYELGVIEQMGFSGYFLIVSDFILWGKQQGIVFGPGRGSAAGSIIAYALEITELDPLAYDLLFERFLNPDRISMPDIDIDIQDNRRDEVIQYCIDKYGADKVANIVTFGKMAARNAVRDVSRVLQVPYAEADRLAKMIPPPVQGRHIPLKTSLQENEDLKREYETNETAARVFDLAIQLEGTIRSHGVHAAGVVIAPDDIVKFAPLEMAQKGVVSTQYPMNPIEDLGLLKMDFLGLSNLTIIRNTLRIIRKVHETELDLNKLPLDDEKTYELLSRGDTTGVFQLESSGMKRYLRELKPTVFEDIVAMCALYRPGPLGAGLTDSFVKRKNGVEDVSYDHPSMKPALETTYGVLVYQEQVMQISKEVCGFSGGQADTLRKAIGKKIREVMSKMETEFIEGGVKHSGVPKQTMEQFWKHLLGFADYCFNKSHSASYALIAYWTAYLKAHYPAAFMAALMTSDFDDTDRLSIEITECKHMGLDVLPPDVNESFVEFAVVPGTDQIRFGMAAIKNVGTGAVEEILRVRKEQKFDSLEDFFTRVNIRIVNRKAVESLIKAGAFDRFANRSVLLANIETLMAYAARVQKQAASGQTDLFGNDIEGNIQPKLQLENGETHTQHEVLVWERELLGLYLSQHPLQSYEALLNEKAVPLNSITRELEGMTVHIGGLISEMREITTKNGQSMAFVKIADHLGEIELILFPNMYQQTTGIWDRDKVVLVKGKVSAKDRDGNPSDEIKILVSDAREVTYEQAVAYVPTGKAAKVPKPRTNKRPDDRNAVNNSIADVSKRDRKVYVRLESSADHQRLMKLKTVIDMNRGGTEVVLVLGAADKKQIIKLPTRVESSESSISELSKIVGRENVKLH, from the coding sequence GTGAGTTCAAGCATTTCGCCAAAAGATTTCGTTCATCTACATAATCATACACAGTACAGCTTGCTTGACGGACTAACTAAAGTTCCTGAGTTAGTTGAAAGAGTTTCTGAATTAGGTATGGAAGCCGTTGCCATGACTGATCATGGAACGCTTTCCGGCGTGGTCGAATTCTATAAAGTGAGCGGCGACAAAGCAATTAAGCCAGTAATCGGTATGGAAACATATATTGCAGCGCGTAAGCATACAGACAAAGATTCTGCCAAAGATAAACAAAACTACCATTTAATATTGTTAGCCATGAACCAGACAGGTTACCAAAACCTCATGAGGCTGTCTACCATTGCTAACCTTGACGGCATGTATTATAAACCGCGCATTGATCGTGATTTGCTGGAGAAGTACAACGAAGGGCTTATCGTGCTTAGTGGCTGTATTGGAAGCGAACTCGGTGATTCGTTACGTCAGAATCAATACGAGCACGCCAAAAAAACAGCAATATGGTATAAGAAAATTTTTGGAGATAGGTATTATATAGAACTGCAAGATCATGGGCATCCTGATCATCCAAGCAAATGGAATGAGCAAGTAGAGGTAAATACAAAATCTATTGAGTTGGCCGATGAGTTAGATATTGAATGTGTCGTAACTTGTGATGCCCACTATTTAAAAAAAGAGGATAAGGAAGCACATGAGACGCTTCTGTGTGTTCAAACTGGCTCATTTTTAATTGATGAAAAGCGTATGAGTTTGGCGGATTTTGAATTGTATGTATCGGATCCAAAGGACATCATAAAGAGGTGGGGCAAAGATCATCCAAAATCAATAAAAAATACTAGGGCTATAGCTGATCGTTGCCATGTTGAATTGGAACTTGGAAAGATATTGATCCCTAAATTCCCTGTACCTAAAGGATATAGTGAAAAATCCTATCTTGAAAAACTTGTATTTGAAGGGCTCATGCTTAGATATGGCAGAAAAACAGGACTAGGTACAACTAGCTCAAAAACAAACACAATCAAACAGCAGCTACCGGATGAAGTTCGAACTAGAGCCGAGTATGAATTGGGTGTAATTGAGCAGATGGGTTTTAGTGGCTACTTTTTAATTGTGTCCGATTTTATTCTATGGGGAAAACAACAGGGGATTGTGTTTGGCCCAGGAAGAGGGTCTGCGGCAGGTTCAATAATAGCCTACGCTTTAGAAATAACTGAACTAGATCCTTTGGCTTACGATTTGCTGTTCGAACGTTTCTTAAACCCCGATCGTATTAGCATGCCGGATATTGACATTGATATACAAGATAACCGGCGAGACGAAGTTATTCAATACTGCATAGATAAATATGGAGCTGATAAGGTAGCCAATATTGTTACATTTGGCAAGATGGCTGCTAGGAATGCAGTTCGCGACGTATCTCGGGTACTGCAAGTGCCATACGCCGAAGCCGATCGTTTGGCTAAGATGATACCGCCACCTGTACAAGGAAGGCATATTCCCTTGAAAACATCACTGCAAGAAAACGAAGATCTTAAACGTGAGTACGAGACCAATGAAACGGCTGCTAGAGTTTTTGATTTAGCGATTCAACTGGAAGGTACCATTAGGAGTCATGGTGTTCATGCTGCAGGGGTAGTTATTGCGCCGGATGATATTGTCAAGTTTGCTCCACTTGAGATGGCACAAAAAGGAGTTGTATCAACTCAATATCCGATGAATCCAATCGAAGACCTGGGGTTGCTTAAGATGGATTTTTTGGGATTATCCAACCTGACTATAATTCGAAATACCTTACGTATTATCAGGAAAGTTCACGAAACCGAACTGGATTTAAACAAACTACCGTTGGATGATGAAAAGACCTACGAACTCTTGAGCCGCGGCGATACAACCGGTGTTTTTCAGCTAGAATCATCCGGAATGAAACGTTATTTACGAGAACTTAAACCAACCGTATTTGAAGATATCGTTGCCATGTGTGCGCTCTATCGTCCAGGTCCGCTTGGAGCCGGGCTGACGGACAGTTTTGTTAAACGTAAAAATGGTGTAGAGGATGTTAGCTATGATCATCCATCTATGAAGCCGGCGCTTGAGACCACCTATGGTGTGCTCGTATATCAAGAACAAGTGATGCAGATTTCTAAGGAAGTCTGCGGTTTTAGCGGTGGTCAAGCTGACACTTTACGTAAAGCAATCGGTAAAAAAATTCGTGAAGTTATGTCGAAGATGGAAACAGAGTTTATTGAAGGGGGAGTAAAGCACTCCGGTGTACCAAAACAAACCATGGAACAGTTCTGGAAACATCTTCTGGGATTTGCCGACTACTGTTTCAATAAATCGCACTCGGCGTCTTATGCTCTGATAGCTTATTGGACGGCATACCTTAAAGCCCACTATCCAGCAGCTTTCATGGCAGCACTTATGACAAGCGATTTTGACGACACTGACCGATTATCTATTGAGATTACAGAGTGTAAGCACATGGGATTGGATGTACTGCCGCCTGATGTTAACGAATCGTTCGTAGAGTTTGCGGTTGTGCCCGGAACAGATCAGATTAGGTTTGGCATGGCGGCGATTAAAAATGTTGGAACCGGAGCAGTTGAAGAAATTTTAAGGGTACGGAAAGAGCAGAAATTTGATAGCTTAGAAGATTTTTTTACAAGAGTGAATATCCGTATTGTGAACCGGAAAGCTGTGGAAAGTTTAATTAAAGCCGGTGCATTTGACAGGTTCGCAAACAGAAGCGTTTTACTTGCTAACATCGAGACATTAATGGCTTATGCTGCCCGCGTACAGAAACAAGCAGCAAGTGGGCAGACTGATTTGTTCGGGAATGATATTGAAGGGAATATTCAACCAAAATTGCAGCTAGAAAACGGCGAAACACATACGCAGCATGAGGTACTTGTTTGGGAGCGTGAATTACTTGGTCTTTATCTTTCACAGCACCCTCTTCAATCGTACGAAGCATTATTAAATGAAAAAGCCGTACCACTCAATTCAATCACCCGCGAGCTTGAAGGAATGACAGTACATATAGGTGGTTTAATTTCTGAGATGCGGGAAATAACCACCAAAAACGGCCAGAGTATGGCGTTTGTTAAAATTGCCGATCATCTTGGAGAAATCGAGTTAATTTTATTCCCTAACATGTATCAACAGACCACTGGTATATGGGATCGGGATAAAGTTGTTTTAGTCAAAGGAAAAGTTAGTGCAAAAGATCGTGACGGCAATCCGTCCGACGAAATAAAAATATTGGTATCCGACGCGCGAGAAGTTACGTACGAACAAGCCGTTGCATATGTCCCGACCGGTAAAGCTGCAAAAGTTCCCAAGCCGAGAACTAATAAAAGACCTGATGACAGAAATGCTGTCAATAATTCTATTGCCGATGTGAGTAAGCGCGATAGGAAAGTTTACGTTCGACTCGAGAGTAGTGCCGATCATCAACGCCTTATGAAGCTTAAAACAGTGATTGATATGAACCGAGGAGGTACCGAAGTTGTACTTGTGCTTGGGGCAGCTGATAAAAAGCAAATTATTAAATTACCTACCCGGGTAGAGTCATCAGAGTCTAGTATAAGTGAGCTTAGTAAGATAGTTGGTCGCGAAAACGTAAAATTACACTAG
- a CDS encoding CAP domain-containing protein: MAHKPHHTNTHTQKQRHGLHHKHTKLFKKVYWPYLPIALVLVFSFLITWIQPRNNQDVLAYANSMSSLDLLQTTNAQRSAYDVNPLKLNDELTKAAQAKANDMANRDYWSHNTPDGEEPWIFIDETAYEYTRAGENLAYGFRNSRHTIAGWMNSTSHRQNMLDNSYQDVGFGYVNTESFRGNGPQTIVVAMYATPLELASENQQDTSDSPLLPATSGTGISSDKPIVEPAVKQVALVETLTNGRIPWIFFAVGLLSGIVTTFMLIRHGLKLHKLIKDSENFVLHHPILDTAVMLILVVTVILSQGQGFIR; encoded by the coding sequence ATGGCACATAAGCCACACCACACCAACACCCACACACAAAAACAACGCCATGGCTTGCACCACAAGCACACCAAGCTGTTTAAAAAAGTTTATTGGCCGTACCTACCTATTGCCTTAGTGCTCGTATTCAGCTTTTTGATTACCTGGATTCAGCCACGTAATAATCAAGATGTATTAGCCTACGCAAACAGCATGTCGTCACTTGATTTATTACAAACAACCAATGCTCAGCGTTCTGCTTATGATGTTAACCCCCTGAAACTCAACGATGAACTAACCAAAGCCGCCCAAGCAAAAGCAAATGACATGGCCAATCGTGATTATTGGTCACATAACACACCTGATGGAGAGGAGCCTTGGATATTCATTGATGAAACGGCTTATGAATACACCAGAGCCGGCGAAAACTTGGCATACGGTTTCCGAAACAGCCGTCATACCATTGCTGGCTGGATGAATAGCACATCGCATCGACAGAATATGCTCGACAATTCCTATCAAGATGTTGGATTTGGATACGTTAATACGGAGAGCTTTCGTGGAAACGGCCCACAAACTATCGTAGTTGCAATGTACGCCACACCATTAGAATTAGCCTCAGAGAATCAACAAGATACATCAGATTCGCCATTGCTTCCGGCAACTTCTGGCACCGGTATATCTTCAGATAAACCGATAGTTGAACCAGCTGTTAAACAAGTGGCGCTTGTAGAGACTCTGACAAACGGAAGAATACCATGGATATTCTTTGCTGTTGGGCTGTTAAGCGGTATAGTAACGACCTTCATGTTGATACGCCACGGACTAAAATTACATAAACTTATCAAAGATAGTGAAAACTTCGTGCTCCACCACCCAATTTTAGATACCGCAGTCATGCTTATTTTAGTAGTCACGGTAATACTTAGCCAAGGTCAGGGCTTTATCCGTTAA
- a CDS encoding TrmH family RNA methyltransferase, which translates to MRSLILIAHNVRSCHNVGSLLRTAEGIGARKVYLTGYTPYPANSNDTRLPHIQTKLTKKISKTALGSHEFINWTHDSSIKRVMEQLRHDGYEICALEQTPQSLSMPDYHPSDRVAIIVGREVEGLEAEIIAKSDKILQIPMFGKKESFNVVQACAMALYHCRFY; encoded by the coding sequence ATGCGCTCACTTATACTTATCGCTCATAATGTCAGGAGTTGCCATAACGTAGGTTCACTACTCAGGACTGCTGAAGGTATTGGTGCTCGTAAAGTTTACCTTACTGGTTATACGCCATACCCAGCCAACTCAAATGATACTAGGTTACCGCATATACAAACCAAACTCACTAAGAAGATCAGTAAAACCGCACTTGGGTCTCACGAGTTTATAAACTGGACACACGATAGCTCCATTAAGCGTGTTATGGAGCAACTTCGTCACGATGGATACGAGATTTGCGCCCTAGAACAAACTCCACAGTCGTTATCAATGCCTGACTACCATCCATCTGACAGAGTCGCAATCATAGTCGGTCGCGAAGTTGAAGGGCTTGAGGCAGAGATAATTGCAAAATCTGACAAAATCTTGCAAATTCCAATGTTTGGCAAGAAAGAATCATTCAACGTCGTACAAGCGTGCGCCATGGCGTTATATCACTGCCGCTTTTATTGA
- a CDS encoding ATPase, T2SS/T4P/T4SS family, which produces MSQDARRNEELSTQRRARILGLEYFDTSTPDKQLYKDVLSVAEIKNMKAVPLYFDKGVIHFGITNTTSQQTMTQLRQRFLDQRITFKLISDIGYREYVKLYDPPKQVVYQDIAINNAGSDDLIQNVSATLEQIRADDMLAYLVQQAHRLSASDIHVETQRDHARIRLRIDGVLHPIAKLGQEKYRVLVSAIASAGNISTASNDAQQGHISQRVKMADGSEVDVNVRLETVPTINQMDIVMRLFSMDADMYKLEKLGLAPDQFQVVEDIIRRPSGLVMAVGPTGSGKTTTLYSILNTLNNDERKIITIEDPVEYQFPGITQISVSSQGGGETNFADKLRAVLRLDPDIVMVGEIRDMDTAKTALQAALTGHLVLATFHASSAAAALTRLADLIGENPLFASAIRLVMAQRLVRKLDESTKQPYSPDEKTMHKIQSILETLPATVQQPDLTNLQLYKPGSSAENPYGYSGQLALREQFLMDGEVGKLLEQSSATHITSQHVEAAAVNSGMRTMLQDGILRVVAGETTLDELYRVVG; this is translated from the coding sequence ATGTCTCAGGATGCAAGACGAAATGAAGAACTGTCTACTCAAAGACGGGCTAGAATACTAGGCTTAGAGTATTTTGACACGTCAACACCTGATAAACAGTTATACAAAGATGTATTAAGTGTTGCAGAAATCAAGAACATGAAGGCCGTACCGCTATACTTCGATAAAGGCGTGATTCATTTTGGTATTACCAACACGACATCACAGCAGACCATGACCCAGTTAAGGCAACGGTTTTTAGATCAACGCATAACTTTTAAGCTCATTTCTGACATTGGTTATCGGGAGTATGTAAAGTTATACGACCCACCAAAGCAGGTCGTCTACCAGGACATAGCTATTAACAACGCTGGATCGGATGATCTTATTCAAAACGTATCGGCCACCTTGGAGCAGATACGAGCAGACGACATGTTGGCTTATTTGGTTCAACAAGCTCACAGATTAAGCGCATCCGACATTCATGTTGAAACTCAACGTGATCACGCTAGGATAAGATTGAGAATTGATGGCGTATTACACCCAATCGCAAAGCTTGGGCAAGAAAAGTATAGAGTATTGGTCTCGGCAATTGCTAGCGCGGGTAATATATCAACTGCCTCAAATGATGCCCAGCAGGGTCATATTTCACAACGTGTCAAAATGGCAGACGGCTCAGAAGTGGATGTAAATGTTCGACTGGAGACGGTTCCTACTATCAACCAGATGGACATTGTTATGCGGCTTTTTAGTATGGATGCCGATATGTATAAATTAGAAAAGCTTGGCCTCGCACCGGATCAGTTTCAGGTTGTCGAAGATATCATTCGTCGCCCGAGTGGTCTCGTGATGGCGGTTGGCCCGACCGGATCCGGCAAAACTACCACACTCTATTCAATACTTAATACGCTAAATAACGACGAACGGAAAATTATCACAATTGAAGACCCGGTAGAATATCAGTTTCCTGGAATTACTCAGATATCAGTATCGTCTCAAGGCGGCGGAGAAACAAACTTTGCAGATAAATTGCGTGCGGTATTAAGGTTGGATCCGGATATTGTCATGGTTGGTGAGATTCGTGATATGGACACCGCGAAGACAGCTTTGCAGGCGGCTCTAACCGGTCATCTTGTGCTTGCCACGTTTCATGCGTCATCTGCTGCAGCCGCCCTTACCAGGCTGGCGGATCTTATCGGCGAAAATCCATTGTTTGCATCGGCCATCCGTTTAGTAATGGCGCAAAGATTGGTTAGAAAACTTGATGAAAGTACTAAGCAACCGTATAGCCCCGATGAAAAGACCATGCATAAAATCCAGTCCATACTAGAGACATTACCCGCTACGGTTCAACAGCCTGACCTTACCAATCTACAGCTATATAAACCTGGCAGTTCAGCTGAAAATCCGTATGGCTATAGCGGGCAACTTGCTTTGCGTGAGCAATTTTTGATGGATGGAGAAGTCGGAAAGTTATTAGAACAGAGCAGTGCTACTCACATTACATCGCAACATGTTGAGGCAGCAGCGGTTAATAGTGGTATGCGCACTATGCTGCAAGACGGGATTCTACGTGTCGTAGCCGGTGAAACAACGCTTGATGAGTTGTATCGTGTTGTAGGCTAG
- a CDS encoding NADP-dependent malic enzyme produces the protein MDYKQHALKKHKSLKGKLSIRLKDDLNSPDKLSTYYTPGVAAVSSFVAEHPDKAREYTWLNNCVAVISDGSAVLGLGDIGPYGALPVMEGKSMLFKHFADIDAVPIILDVHSADEIVSAVKAIAPSFGGINLEDISAPICFEVEERLKKELPIPVFHDDQHGTAVVVLAGLINAMKITRKKLSDCRIVCVGAGAAGTAIIKLLHHYASPEILAVDSKGIISKKRSDLNSQKQGLLSFTNKHNIDGTLNDALNGADIFIGVSKAGLLSKNMIKSMANDPIIFAMANPVPEIMPDEAAAAGVAIMATGRSDFPNQVNNALAFPGIFRGALDNQVRDITDQHKIAAAETIANLVSKPTPECIIPSVLDDRLVPAISKVIT, from the coding sequence ATGGACTATAAACAACATGCACTAAAAAAGCATAAATCTTTAAAGGGAAAATTGTCGATACGCCTAAAAGACGATTTAAATTCACCAGACAAGCTTAGTACCTACTACACACCGGGCGTGGCTGCCGTGTCGTCGTTTGTGGCCGAGCATCCCGATAAAGCACGTGAGTATACATGGCTAAATAATTGCGTAGCAGTAATATCAGACGGTTCAGCCGTACTAGGACTTGGTGATATTGGTCCTTACGGAGCACTCCCTGTGATGGAAGGTAAATCTATGCTGTTTAAGCACTTTGCCGATATTGATGCCGTACCGATTATTCTTGACGTCCATTCTGCGGATGAAATTGTCAGTGCTGTTAAGGCGATTGCTCCAAGCTTTGGCGGTATCAATCTTGAGGACATCTCTGCACCTATCTGTTTTGAAGTTGAAGAACGTCTCAAAAAAGAGTTGCCAATTCCCGTATTTCACGACGATCAACACGGTACCGCAGTCGTGGTCTTGGCCGGACTGATTAATGCTATGAAAATTACTCGCAAAAAATTGAGCGACTGCCGGATTGTTTGCGTTGGAGCTGGCGCAGCTGGGACAGCAATAATTAAGCTTTTACATCACTATGCTTCACCGGAAATCCTGGCAGTCGATAGTAAAGGTATTATTTCTAAAAAAAGGTCTGATTTGAATTCCCAAAAACAAGGACTCCTCAGTTTCACAAACAAACACAATATTGATGGAACTTTAAACGACGCCCTTAACGGAGCCGACATTTTTATTGGAGTATCAAAAGCCGGTTTACTCTCAAAAAACATGATTAAGTCTATGGCTAATGACCCGATTATTTTTGCTATGGCAAACCCTGTTCCCGAGATTATGCCTGATGAGGCTGCAGCAGCTGGTGTCGCTATTATGGCTACTGGTAGGAGTGATTTCCCAAATCAAGTCAACAACGCCTTAGCTTTCCCTGGTATCTTCAGAGGAGCGCTCGATAATCAGGTGCGAGACATTACTGATCAACACAAAATTGCCGCCGCAGAAACCATTGCAAACCTCGTTTCTAAGCCGACACCGGAATGTATTATTCCAAGCGTTCTCGACGATAGACTTGTCCCAGCTATAAGTAAAGTTATTACCTAA
- the rplS gene encoding 50S ribosomal protein L19, with protein sequence MQSVIEKIEAKYKKPQVVDVRSGDMVKVHQKIREGSKERVQIFQGLVIRVDRKKSHTARITVRRLSSGVGVEKSFLLHSPLVTKIEVTKRSKVRRNYLTYMRARTGKAARLTGVDFDRESVNDIQDLEAEKSDTETKEVKAEEPETKAAEKTEQESGGDDKVAQSQAKHEEKTNK encoded by the coding sequence ATGCAATCTGTTATTGAAAAAATTGAGGCGAAGTACAAAAAACCGCAAGTTGTTGATGTACGTTCCGGTGACATGGTAAAAGTGCACCAGAAAATTCGTGAAGGAAGCAAAGAGCGAGTTCAGATATTTCAAGGACTTGTTATTCGAGTCGATCGTAAGAAAAGTCATACAGCGCGTATAACGGTTAGACGTTTGAGTAGCGGTGTTGGCGTAGAGAAAAGCTTTTTACTGCATAGTCCGCTTGTTACAAAAATTGAAGTCACCAAACGAAGTAAGGTGCGGAGAAACTATCTGACATACATGCGTGCTCGTACAGGAAAAGCTGCTCGTTTAACCGGTGTAGATTTTGATCGAGAATCTGTAAACGACATTCAAGATTTAGAAGCAGAAAAATCCGATACAGAAACTAAAGAAGTTAAAGCAGAAGAACCGGAAACAAAAGCAGCCGAAAAGACTGAACAAGAGTCTGGCGGCGACGATAAGGTCGCGCAGTCACAAGCAAAGCACGAAGAAAAAACCAACAAGTAA
- a CDS encoding ribonuclease HII has protein sequence MIGIDEVGRGCWAGPLLVVAAQARSDLPTGLADSKTLSKNTRNKIYAEIIRSCSFSEGWVQPEEIDNLGLTQAMKLGVARALLTIGVDHDEDIIMDGHINYCPSQYVNVQTVVKADSLHPIVSAASIYAKVTRDAHMTRLAQFYPMYGFEHHAGYGTELHRSALRVHGVSKIHRLSYKPVKASLAT, from the coding sequence ATGATTGGGATTGATGAAGTTGGTCGTGGATGCTGGGCTGGACCTCTATTGGTTGTGGCAGCTCAAGCAAGATCAGATCTACCGACAGGTCTGGCTGACTCCAAAACCCTGAGTAAAAACACGAGAAACAAAATCTACGCTGAAATTATCAGAAGCTGTTCATTCTCAGAAGGTTGGGTACAACCTGAGGAAATCGATAACCTTGGGTTAACGCAGGCGATGAAGCTCGGTGTCGCTAGGGCGTTGTTGACGATTGGCGTCGATCACGACGAAGATATTATTATGGATGGTCACATTAACTATTGCCCGAGTCAGTATGTTAATGTTCAAACCGTAGTTAAGGCGGATAGTTTACATCCGATTGTTAGTGCGGCCAGTATATATGCTAAGGTTACGCGCGATGCTCATATGACAAGACTAGCTCAGTTTTATCCGATGTATGGTTTCGAACATCATGCCGGCTATGGCACAGAGTTGCATCGATCGGCGTTGCGGGTGCACGGCGTGAGTAAAATTCATCGGTTATCTTACAAACCAGTAAAAGCGTCTCTGGCCACATGA
- a CDS encoding YraN family protein, whose amino-acid sequence MTNYSTGHDAEKRAAQFLSDQGFKVLELNWRNRWCEIDIVAKKDKVIYFTEVKFRQNGANGSSLDYITPKKLKQMAFAAEFWVSTNKYDGDYCLAALGIDNERFTLIDLIE is encoded by the coding sequence ATGACCAACTACTCGACTGGTCACGACGCCGAAAAACGAGCGGCACAATTCTTGAGTGATCAAGGTTTTAAAGTTCTAGAGCTTAATTGGCGCAACCGCTGGTGTGAAATCGATATTGTCGCAAAAAAGGACAAAGTGATCTACTTTACTGAAGTAAAATTTCGTCAAAACGGTGCAAACGGTTCCAGTTTGGATTACATAACACCAAAAAAGCTAAAGCAAATGGCGTTTGCGGCAGAGTTTTGGGTGAGTACGAACAAATATGACGGAGATTATTGTTTAGCAGCACTAGGTATCGACAACGAGCGGTTTACTTTGATTGATTTAATTGAATAA